One window of the Rutidosis leptorrhynchoides isolate AG116_Rl617_1_P2 unplaced genomic scaffold, CSIRO_AGI_Rlap_v1 contig99, whole genome shotgun sequence genome contains the following:
- the LOC139885527 gene encoding F-box/kelch-repeat protein At1g16250, with amino-acid sequence MKIIAEEKRRKRLFPTSRSVDDGRGGGVNASEDHRDEGEDTAAASFDGFETASERDVSYRDNDEEDGPDVSKQSLDGDSVQNEEKLKQLRWSAWLGCARRSGGGGQFIDFDFGWERSVRMYGSDAATTAMGLSSSQTLKTGTKRLLLPSINRINTIGGRFCNFPTEQNQLSVGSQHHQINCSPDFLNTFHFFIVIIIIMENEHQPIIPGLPDDLALICLAKLSHGYYGLLQSVSKKWRDTIRSEDYANYKMSKGLCGDWLFVLTESSENQWIAYDPLSDRWHPLPVFSRPTHFHNWKHVGFSCVCVSNRLLVIGGSYELRNSTQPFQKSLITNEVMQFDPFTNQWSRVASMITPRAQFACNLIDGKVYVAGGRNLFSGNRGLLLAEVYDPLTDRWEELPPMPQPQMDCIGLSHKGKLLVISDQVGLPGQQTSYIFDPSNDTWTSLGDIWEWPFSRAIQYEVHLMGDGQLCTVVEQGESHIKMRDIEEGEWYDVGSIPSITLSDHARALEPFGYRVASWRNELYILGGRVLKWEEFGSGMFKIVRLRSVRVCNPLLRPLQWKETRPMCLPASGSILGCASMEEKNPS; translated from the exons ATGAAGATAATAGCAGAAGAGAAGAGAAGGAAGAGATTGTTCCCGACATCACGCTCTGTTGATGACGGGAGAGGAGGAGGAGTGAATGCGAGCGAAGACCACCGTGACGAAGGAGAAGACACCGCCGCTGCCTCCTTCGATGGCTTCGAAACCGCTAGCGAACGTGACGTCAGCTACCGggataatgatgaagaagatggTCCTGATGTTTCGAAGCAATCCCTAGATGGTGATTCTGTTCAAAATGAGGAGAAATTGAAACAG CTGAGGTGGTCGGCGTGGCTTGGTTGTGCGAGGCGCAGTGGAGGCGGCGGGCAGTTCATCGATTTTGATTTTGGGTGGGAGAGGTCCGTTAGGATGTACGGAAGTGATGCGGCGACGACGGCTATG GGACTAAGTAGTTCACAAACGTTGAAAACAGGGACCAAACGGTTACTTTTGCCATCCATTAATCGGATAAATACAATCGGCGGTAGATTTTGCAATTTCCCAACCGAACAGAATCAGCTTTCTGTCGGCAGCCAGCATCATCAGATCAACTGCTCGCCTGACTTTTTGAATACTTTCCATttcttcatcgtcatcatcatcatcat GGAAAATGAGCATCAACCCATCATCCCTGGATTGCCAGATGATTTGGCTTTGATATGTTTGGCCAAACTCTCACATGGGTATTATGGATTGCTTCAATCTGTTTCCAAGAAATGGCGAGACACCATCCGTAGTGAAGACTATGCTAACTATAAAATGTCTAAAGGATTGTGTGGGGATTGGCTTTTTGTTCTTACAGAAAGCTCTGAAAACCAATGGATTGCTTACGATCCTCTATCCGATAGGTGGCATCCTCTTCCTGTATTTTCGAGGCCTACGCATTTTCATAACTGGAAACACGTTGGGTTTTCGTGTGTCTGTGTCTCTAATCGTCTCCTCGTGATTGGGGGATCTTATGAACTTCGTAATTCTACACAGCCCTTTCAAAAGTCTCTGATAACCAATGAAGTCATGCAGTTTGATCCTTTTACAAATCAGTGGTCTCGTGTAGCTAGCATGATAACTCCTCGAGCCCAGTTTGCATGCAACCTCATTGATGGCAAGGTTTACGTTGCTGGAGGGCGTAATTTGTTTTCAGGCAACAGAGGTCTTCTCCTTGCCGAGGTTTATGATCCATTAACTGACAG ATGGGAGGAACTGCCACCTATGCCACAACCACAGATGGACTGTATAGGCTTATCACATAAAGGCAAGCTTCTTGTTATCAGCGACCAAGTCGGTTTGCCTGGCCAACAAACATCTTACATTTTCGATCCATCAAATGACACTTGGACTTCATTGGGGGATATCTGGGAGTGGCCCTTCTCAAGGGCAATTCAATATGAAGTTCATTTAATGGGGGATGGTCAATTGTGTACTGTTGTAGAACAAGGTGAGAGCCACATTAAAATGAGAGATATTGAAGAAGGTGAGTGGTATGATGTCGGTTCGATTCCATCTATCACCCTATCTGATCACGCCCGAGCTTTGGAGCCATTTGGTTATCGTGTTGCTTCCTGGAGAAATGAATTGTATATTCTTGGAGGGAGAGTTCTCAAGTGGGAAGAATTTGGCTCTGGAATGTTCAAGATTGTGAGGTTAAGATCGGTAAGGGTTTGTAACCCTTTGCTCAGGCCGTTACAATGGAAAGAAACTAGACCCATGTGTCTGCCAGCCAGTGGCTCCATTCTAGGATGTGCGTCAATGGAGGAAAAGAATCCATCTTGA
- the LOC139885528 gene encoding uncharacterized protein, whose product MGCTSSVYVVGKKKKVSVPELVMFVPTMWIPAQSDVQRSVRGLIPKDLADRLTCLRNQIVLVADNTGGSAIPELRRALEEYLPLLIGLTRKEHGLEELVEFKWKNLEDRRKETCVENSLFELLSVIHMMAVLTLSEANSIMIPKDYSGSGIRIVSTDCKREAVDLLLKASGYLEFCVKEILTSIPDEIKKRLPKDFQDGVLEAISIQALGQGTEIQLGLAVESQKASLSVKRRLACEQLVYYSQAYQSLSECDNDYSLGKKHIWFIKWKFLEAKAAAYYYHGLILDKSSEPSGHISAVCCFLAAEELLAQSKKALLSFCLSQPVTRDPPLWGVMKHLHQKIPEVASRKSQMYGYLLEEEKALQALPELPDFQLSLRPDDFQLPEIDLAWDSEIWEVQSQTLKEHLKDCEEIES is encoded by the exons ATGGGGTGCACTTCTTCTGTGTATGTAGttgggaagaagaagaaggtttcggTTCCTGAATTGGTCATGTTCGTTCCTACAATGTGGATTCCGGCGCAATCAGATGTTCAGAGATCGGTTAGAGGGTTGATTCCTAAGGATCTCGCAGATAGGTTGACCTGTTTAAGGAATCAGATTGTGTTAGTAGCAGATAACACTG GTGGATCTGCTATTCCTGAATTGAGGAGAGCATTGGAGGAGTATTTGCCTCTTCTAATTGGACTCACCAGGAAAG AGCATGGTCTGGAGGAATTGGTTGAATTCAAGTGGAAAAATCTCGAAGACAGACGAAAA GAAACTTGTGTCGAGAATTCCTTGTTTGAATTGCTATCTGTCATCCACATGATGGCTGTATTGACGTTATCCGAAGCTAACTCAATAATGATTCCTAAAGATTACTCTGGCTCTGGCATCAGGATTGTCTCTACAG ATTGTAAACGGGAGGCCGTCGATTTGCTGCTAAAGGCATCAGGATACCTGGAATTCTGCGTCAAGGAGATTTTAACCAGCATACCTGATGAAATCAA AAAGAGATTGCCAAAAGATTTCCAGGATGGAGTGCTAGAAGCCATTTCGATTCAAGCTCTAGGCCAG GGAACTGAGATTCAGCTCGGTCTGGCCGTTGAGAGTCAAAAAGCGTCTTTATCCGTTAAGAGGAGATTGGCATGCGAACAACTCGTTTACTATAGTCAGGCTTACCAATCCTTGTCTGAGTGTGATAACGATTACAGTCTAGGAAAGAAACATATCTGGTTCATTAAATGGAAATTCCTAGAAGCAAAG GCTGCAGCTTACTACTACCATGGCCTAATTCTTGACAAGAGTAGTGAACCATCTGGACACATTAGTGCTGTTTGTTGTTTCCTGGCAGCTGAAGAGCTTCTTGCTCAGAGTAAAAAGGCATTACTTAGCTTTTGCCTCTCGCAGCCTGTCACTAG GGATCCTCCACTCTGGGGTGTAATGAAACATTTGCATCAGAAAATTCCTGAAGTTGCCTCCAGGAAGTCACAGATGTACGGCTACCTTCTAGAAGAAGAAAA GGCTCTCCAAGCATTACCTGAACTACCCGATTTCCAGCTGTCCTTAAGACCTGATGACTTCCAATTGCCAGAAATCGATCTGGCATGGGATTCTGAGATATGGGAAGTTCAGAGCCAAACCCTCAAGGAACACCTCAAAGATTGTGAAGAGATCGAATCCTGA